A genomic window from Gossypium hirsutum isolate 1008001.06 chromosome D10, Gossypium_hirsutum_v2.1, whole genome shotgun sequence includes:
- the LOC107915730 gene encoding B3 domain-containing protein_Os12g40080, which produces MACRHFFKVVLEDTIRSGKLEIPRKFARDYGNHLSNPVFIKVPNGEIWELEFTKSGGKMWLQDGWQNFAEHYSVESGHFLVFRYEGHCHFHVIIFDRTATEIEYPDVNDNEETQKQEVKIKQESEDDEPISIMNEISHGLRQKPGLQCPRPHKTMKSEPMLSGFSAGTGRGEMESTTASKVTSDEKFMVLQRVASAFQSTNPFFLVLMQPTYVSHNPKHSCILGIPREFSRLFLKQNGNVVLCDSNGKSWAAKYATSLGSNQRPYVRLCNGWGAFVRDKNLQVGDVCAFELINCKEISFKVSILKGKKSGFHGRPPSTDGYFSAKRERGTSYTQPLKARETALEKALAFTSENPFLVVVLRPSYIRTHALCISNHFARKHFESALTSVDVNLCLSNGKSWPAKYHQRSIGNPNGKICHGWKAFVNDNNLQPGDVCVLEMRNHDTKISFKVIIFKTITDANSHPLEGVSQKPLGLTSQSLKAATEMTSTPPFFRSVVLPLHLKEKRAGIPFGFVEQYLKPDMETVILKVEDRSWPVKIASNPQNRQARFTNGWIEFARENFLREGDICVYELDALNHGLLNVCISKSDD; this is translated from the exons ATGGCTTGTCGCCATTTCTTTAAGGTAGTTCTTGAAGATACTATTCGGAGTGGCAAACTT GAAATTCCTCGCAAATTTGCAAGAGATTATGGGAACCATCTGTCAAACCCGGTGTTCATTAAGGTCCCAAATGGGGAAATCTGGGAATTAGAATTCACAAAATCTGGTGGCAAAATGTGGCTGCAAGATGGCTGGCAAAACTTTGCGGAGCATTACTCAGTGGAGTCTGGACATTTCTTGGTTTTCAGATATGAAGGGCATTGCCATTTCCATGTCATCATATTTGATCGAACTGCAACAGAGATTGAATATCCTGACGTTAATGACAATGAGGAAACTCAGAAACAAGAGGTGAAAATTAAACAAGAATCTGAAGACGATGAACCCATAAGCATTATGAATGAAATCTCTCATGGATTAAGACAGAAACCAGGATTGCAATGTCCTCGGCCTCATAAGACGATGAAGTCCGAGCCTATGCTTTCAGGGTTTTCTGCTGGAACTGGAAGAGGTGAAATGGAATCAACGACTGCTTCCAAGGTGACATCTGACGAAAAATTCATGGTTTTACAAAGAGTTGCCAGTGCTTTCCAGTCCACAAATCCATTCTTTTTGGTTCTAATGCAACCAACTTATGTATCTCATAATCCCAAACATAGCTGTATCCTG GGAATACCAAGAGAGTTTTCCAGGTtatttttgaaacaaaatggGAATGTAGTTCTGTGTGATTCTAATGGGAAAAGTTGGGCGGCTAAGTACGCAACATCTCTCGGAAGTAACCAACGACCATATGTGAGACTCTGCAATGGATGGGGTGCTTTCGTACGAGATAAAAACTTACAAGTCGGCGATGTTTGCGCCTTTGAGTTAATCAATTGCAAAGAAATCTCATTCAAAGTTTCCATTTTGAAAGGTAAGAAGTCAGGTTTCCATGGACGACCACCTTCCACTGATGGTTACTTTTCTGCAAAAAGGGAAAGGGGAACCTCGTATACTCAGCCATTGAAGGCCCGTGAAACAGCTCTTGAAAAAGCACTGGCATTCACTTCTGAAAATCCTTTTCTTGTTGTTGTGTTACGACCATCATATATCCGAACGCATGCATTG TGTATATCAAACCATTTTGCCAGGAAACATTTTGAGAGTGCCCTCACCAGCGTTGATGTAAACCTTTGTCTTTCAAATGGGAAATCATGGCCGGCTAAGTATCATCAACGAAGCATTGGCAATCCAAATGGTAAAATCTGTCATGGTTGGAAGGCATTTGTGAATGACAATAATTTACAACCTGGTGATGTTTGTGTCTTAGAGATGAGAAATCATGACACTAAAATCTCCTTCAAAGTAATCATTTTCAAGACTATTACAGATGCAAATTCCCACCCTTTAGAAG GAGTTAGTCAGAAACCTTTAGGCTTGACTTCACAGTCCCTTAAAGCTGCTACTGAAATGACCTCAACGCCTCCATTCTTCAGAAGTGTTGTGCTGCCATTGCACCTAAAGGAAAAACGTGCG GGTATACCATTCGGATTTGTGGAGCAATATTTAAAGCCAGATATGGAGACGGTGATACTTAAGGTTGAAGACAGATCGTGGCCTGTAAAGATAGCAAGCAACCCGCAGAATCGGCAAGCTAGATTTACCAACGGTTGGATCGAATTTGCAAGGGAAAACTTTCTGAGAGAAGgagatatatgtgtgtatgagcTAGATGCACTGAACCATGGCTTGTTAAACGTATGCATTTCCAAATCTGATGATTAA